TTGTATGAGCGGTATCCTTTTCAACTCAGTGGTGGACAACTTCAAAGAGTGGCTATTGCGCTGGCACTTCTGTTATCACCCGAACTCGTCATTGCCGACGAAATCACAACAGCCCTTGACAGCGTCTCGGGGCATCGCGTCTTGCAAATGCTAGCCAAGCGGCAAAAAGAAACAGGCTGTTCGATTTTATTTATTACCCATGATTGGCGACATGTTAGACGCTATGCTAACCGTCTAGCAATCATGAAGGAAGGGAAAATCGTTGAATCAGGAGGGAAACATCGGATTCTTGATCATCCCCAACATGAGTACACAAAACAATTAATCAAAGCAGCCCCTATTTTAAGCAAAGGACTTCCGTCTGGTTTGGATAAGGAGAAAGAAGGATGACGATGCTCAATGTTGAAGGATTAACAAAAACATATCATGGTGACACCCCTGCTATTTCTAATATAACGTTTAATTTAAATAAAGGGGAGTGTCTAGCCCTCGTGGGAGAAAGCGGTTCTGGTAAAAGTACGTTAGCACGTTGCTTGCTTCGCATTGAAGCGATTGACAGCGGTAAAATTGATTTTAATGGCAGTGCAATTGAAAAACTAACGGAACGTCAACTTAAACCGTTTCGCAAAAAGATGCAAGTTGTTTTTCAAAATCCGTCTGCTGCTCTGAACCCAAAGCTTAAAATTAAAGACTCTCTTATTGATCCCTATGCGCAATATAAAAGGGAAGTAACCCTTTCTCACTTTTCGAATGGCTCTAAGACGTCTTATATTAAGCAGTTGTTAGAAGCAGTTGAGCTGTCAACGTCTTTAGCCGATCGTTATCCACATGAATTAAGTGGAGGGCAACGACAACGTGTGACAATTGCCCGGGCAATAAGTATTGAACCGGAGCTTATCATTCTTGATGAGCCTACGGCAAGCTTAGATGTCATTTCTCAGGATGCCATTCTTACGTTATTGACGGACCTTCGGAAAAACTTAACTCTCTCTTATTTATTTATCTCACATGATTTAGCAGCTGTTAATCGAATAAGTCAGCGGATGATGGTGATGAAAAAAGGAGAGATTGTTGATCAATTTGATCAAAAAGATTTATTTGCTAAGGATCGACATCCGTATACACAGGAGCTGGTGTCGATTTTTTAAAGAGACAGAAAGTATAAACTTGTAGATAAATGTGTTGAATCACTCAACGACCAATCAGTGGGAGAAGATCGAAATCACCCACTGGTTGGTCGTTTTATTATTGTTTATTCTTGGCGTTGACCATTCAATTATCACATTCAATTTGATTACACGTACATTGACTTTTTCATACATAAGCGGTGTAAAAAAGGTTCAACTCTATTCCCAGACATAACTTGCTGTGCATTTAGTAGTATGATGTTGTTATACCCATAAGACTATTTAGTGCAGAACACAATTTATGTGTTAAACACATACAAAGATTGGGCTTGAATGTTGTTGTAGAGGCTTTTGTAAGCGTTTTATAATAAAAATAAGAAATGGAGGTTATTCCCTTGTTAGATCAAAGAGCCTATCAATTTCTCGAGAAGGTCATCATGTATCACCATATTTCAATGCCAGAGGTCATGATGGAGCTAAATTTATCAGAAAGACAATTTCATTACCTTTTGGAAAAAGCAAATAGTATGCTAAGCAATTTTGATCTACCTTCTATAGAAATGAAAAATCAAATGCTTATGGTAGATGAAAAAGTTAAAGGATTTGCAGAAATAGGCGTGCCATTGAATGTAAAGGGAAGAACTCTCATTATTTCTGAGGAAGACCGTCCACTGATTATTTACTTATATACCTTCATTAAAGAGGACGTGGTTTCAAGTTATCATTATCAGTTTTTACTTAAGGTAAGTAAAAACACAGCACTAGCAGATGTGAAAAAAGCGAAAGAAATCTGCCAAGCATGGCATGTTCAACTTGTTTACAAGAGAATGGATGGTTATGTCTTAGAAGGAGATGAAATGGATAAACGGAGGTTTGCGATTTACTGCATTGATTATTTGCTTTCACAGCCTCTT
The genomic region above belongs to Bacillus sp. A301a_S52 and contains:
- a CDS encoding ABC transporter ATP-binding protein; this encodes MTMLNVEGLTKTYHGDTPAISNITFNLNKGECLALVGESGSGKSTLARCLLRIEAIDSGKIDFNGSAIEKLTERQLKPFRKKMQVVFQNPSAALNPKLKIKDSLIDPYAQYKREVTLSHFSNGSKTSYIKQLLEAVELSTSLADRYPHELSGGQRQRVTIARAISIEPELIILDEPTASLDVISQDAILTLLTDLRKNLTLSYLFISHDLAAVNRISQRMMVMKKGEIVDQFDQKDLFAKDRHPYTQELVSIF